A segment of the Lentisphaerota bacterium genome:
TCAGCAACGCGCGGCCTCCCGTCTTCGCGGCGGCCTGCAGTCCGATCAATAACCGCGCGACGGGACGCCGGACGGGGTGCCCCGAGACGATGAAGGAGGTGATCCGGACCGGTTCGGTCGTGCGTGCCAGAATCTCGCGCGTCCGCTCCGAAATCCGCCCGGCCCCTCGAATCGGCAATTCCCACACGGCGTTCAAGCGGATCGCGGCGCCGGTCATGGCGACGGCCGCCGCAACCGTCAGCGCAGCCGCCACACCGCCCGTCAGACGCGCCTTCAGCCGCCGCACGCCGACCCGCTCTGTTTTCCCTGGCACCATCTTAGCCTGTCCGAATCTGACGCGCCTCAAGGAGCAGCGTCGTTAGAAAAAGAAATCCCCGCGCCGCCGCGCCATAACAGACCACGGGGGCCAGCGCCAACAGGCCGCTCGCGGCATCGGCCGCCCATCCGGCGGCGGGAAAACCGGCGGCGGCAAGGGAAACCCCCGGAAACCAGGCACCCGCGGCCGCCTCAACCGCCAGCGGCACGACGAGGCAGACGAACAACGAGCAGGCGGCGGCGGCGGCCTGCTGTTCACAGGCGAGTGAGAAGAAAATCCCCACCGCCGTCCAGAGGGCAAGCTGGATCATCAGCGTCACAATCCCGGCAACCAGCGGCCACGCCGCGATTCCGTCCGCCAGCCTGGGCGAGAGCCAGGGGAGCAACACCGTCGGCGCCAGGCCGGCCAGCGCCAGCCCCGTGAACCCCATCAGAAACGCCGATTGAAACTTGCCCCACACGACCTGCGACTCCGAGATCGGGGCCGTCAACAGCGTCTCCAACGTGCCCGAGGCCCGCTCCGCGCTGAAACTCCGCATCGTGGTGAGCGCGCTCAAGAAGGGAAGCCAGAAGGCGACCGATCCGACCCACAGCGCCGGTACCAAGACAAAACCGCCCTCGCCGCGGCGCAACGCATCCACCAGTGACCAGCCGCTGGCGGCCAGAAAGGCGGCCGCCTGCACATAGAATGAAACCGACGCAAACGCGGCGCGCGCCTCGCGTTGGAACAAAACCCCCGCCCCCGTCATCCGCCACCTCCCTGAGCCGCCACCGAGACCTCGTCCGTGTCGAGCCCGGCAACCGCGCGGGACAGCGTCCGCACCAGCACGCCTGTGTCGCAACCGGTTGCACGGCGCGCCGTGACCAGCCGCCCGTCGCGCAACACGAGAAACCGGGTGCAGATTTCGGCCATCCCCGCCACGTCATGGCCGGTCAGTATGACCGCCGAACGCACCGACATCGCCGCCACCGTCTGCCTGAGCGCCTGGCCGTGGGCCAGGTCGAGACCGGCAAACGGATCGTCCAGCAGCAGCACTTTGGGCTGGGCAAGGATCGCATCGGCCAGCCCGACCCGTCGCCGGAAGCCCGCCGACAACGCCCCGACCGGTCGCCGGATCACCTCGTTCAGGCCGCACGCCGCCGCCACATCCTTGACGCGCCGCGCCGTCCGCCGCCAGCCCAAGCCCCGTAGCCGGCCCCGAAAGGCCAGATAGTCGCCCACACGCATGTCGTCATAGAGCGGACAGCGTTCGGGAAGGTAGCCCAGAACACCGTAGTAGCCCACTTTGTCGGCAAACACGCTGCGGCCGTCGAACACCACATCGCCTGACTCCGGCTGAAGATAGGCGGCCAGCACCCGCATCAACGTCGTTTTACCGGCCCCGTTGGCGCCCAGCACGCCCACGACCTCGCCCGGAGCCACGTCGAACGAGACGCCGTCGAGAGCCGTCCTCTGGCCATATCGCCGCACAATCTGTCTCACCTCGAAAAGCATGGACATCCTCGCCAGGCCCGACCCATCGCGCAAGCCCGGCGTCAGCCTGCAGCCGTGATGGCCTGCACCAGAGCCGCCGCCTGTTGCAGACCGACCAGGGTCTGGATGACCTGGCCATCCTTGAAGATCAGCAGCGCCGGGATGCTGCGGATGCCATACTTAACAGCCAGATCGCGATTGTCGTCCACATTGACCTTGGCGATCACCGCCTTGCCCGTGACGGTCTCCGCCACCTTCTCCAGGATCGGCGTCTGCATCTTGCACGGTCCGCACCACGGCGCCCAGAAATCAACGACGGTCACGCCCTTCGCCACCGCCGCATCAAAATCGGCCCCGGTCAAATCCTTCAAAGCTCCACTCATCGTGCACCTCCCCGTGTTGTCAGAAAAGAGCGCTAGTATGGCATGTCTGCCCCCCAGTGTCCACCCCTCAATGATTCTCGAAAAAACCTTTACTTTTGGGTCCCATCTGTTGCAGACTGACCCGTCGCTTGAACCAAACCAGGTTCG
Coding sequences within it:
- the trxA gene encoding thioredoxin; amino-acid sequence: MSGALKDLTGADFDAAVAKGVTVVDFWAPWCGPCKMQTPILEKVAETVTGKAVIAKVNVDDNRDLAVKYGIRSIPALLIFKDGQVIQTLVGLQQAAALVQAITAAG
- a CDS encoding ABC transporter ATP-binding protein, with the protein product MSMLFEVRQIVRRYGQRTALDGVSFDVAPGEVVGVLGANGAGKTTLMRVLAAYLQPESGDVVFDGRSVFADKVGYYGVLGYLPERCPLYDDMRVGDYLAFRGRLRGLGWRRTARRVKDVAAACGLNEVIRRPVGALSAGFRRRVGLADAILAQPKVLLLDDPFAGLDLAHGQALRQTVAAMSVRSAVILTGHDVAGMAEICTRFLVLRDGRLVTARRATGCDTGVLVRTLSRAVAGLDTDEVSVAAQGGGG